Within Paenibacillus sp. RUD330, the genomic segment AAAAACCGTCGCGACAGCAATGGTGAAGGAAGCCCAGTAGCCGTACCGGGTGAAAAACTGCAAGATTTCCTGTCCGGTCGCGAAGCCGGCTCCGACGATGGTGCCCATATACGTAAACCCGATCTGCAGCACTCGCCCTGTGCGTCCCGGCATTCTCGTCGCCTCCGCTTCTGAATCAATCCCTACCATTCTATGACAGGGAGGGGACAGGCATGACAAGTCTTTGGCAGGCGGGGAGCCCGTCCCGGGTTGCGCGAACGCTCCAGCTATGATAATTTAACGGAAAGAATGACGCCGGAAGGGACTAATGCGCCATGGAACAATTGAAGCAACGCATCTTGCAGGAAGCCTCTGTCATGTCGAGCGACGTGGTCAAGCTCGATGCGATTCTGAATCATCAGGTCGATCCTGTCCTTACGATGGAGATGGGGCGGGAATTCGCGCGCATCTTCGCCGAGGAGCAGGTGACCAAAGTCATTACGGTGGAATCGTCCGGCATTCCCGTCGCGTTCGCCACCGCCCTCGAGCTCGGTGTGCCGCTGCTGTTCGCCCGCCGCAAGAAGACGCTGATCGCCGATCCGGATCATTATTCGGAACGGGTGCCTTCGTTCACCAAGGGAATCGTGACGGATCTGATGGTATCCAAGTCCATGCTCTCTGCGGACGACCGGCTGCTGTTCATCGACGACATCATCGCCAACGGAGATGCCGCGCGCGGCCTGGTCCGCATCATCGAGCGCTCCGGGGCTTCGCTGGCCGGTCTCGGCGTCGTCGTGGAGAAAGCCTTCCAAGCCGGCGCAAGCACGATGCGGGAGAGCGGAATCCGCGTGGAATCGCTGGTCAAGATCGCCTCGCTCGAGAACGGGAACATCGTGTTCGCGGATTGAGCACAACATCAGCGGGAAATCAACTCTTTTCCCGGATAGCCGTATCCCCTATAATAGGAACAAGATCTTCAAGGGAGGCATAAGGATATGGAAAACGCGAGTTCCGAGTTTTTTGAATCCAAGCTGTCCGATGCCAAAGTCCATTTCGAGCGCGCGCTCGATTGCAAACATACGGAGTTTGACGATCTCTATCCTTACATGATCGAGCATCCGCAGTTTTTCTGGTACAAGCGCTACGTCGCCTGGTCGGAGCTGCTGACGGTCGTGAAGCTCAGCGAGGAGCTGGGGATGGAATGGAAGGGCCAGTTCACCGAGCGCCAGGCCGATTATATCGCCAAGCGCGTGATGTCTTCCAGAGTTCTGGACGAGTGGTTCGAGACTAACGACACCAAGGAGCATGTCGGCAACGCCGAGTGACCTGTCGAACGTCGAATGATCTGCCGGCAACGCCGAATGAAGCCAGTCGGCGACGCCGAAGGAGCTGCGGCAACGCCGAATGAAGCATAGAGAGGTCCGGGAGACATGCGGCTAGCCAGTCTTCCGGGGCTTTTTTTGCGTCTTGAGGATACGATATGCATAGCTGGAGCTGTTTCAACCTTGAGAATGGAGGGTACATTTATGAACATCGCAAGCGAAGACCTGCTGAACCAATATCGGCTCTCAGGCGAGAAGGTCAGGGTGATCCGGGATGAGATGGAGCAGAACGACGTGCTTGGAATCGTAGTGGCCTGGGATGACGATTCGGTCATGATCCGAAGGCCGAACAAGCGTGTCGTCAAGCTGAGCCGGAGCTACCGGTACGAGCCTGCAGCGGCTCCGCGTTCCTGATCGTCCTCAACAAACGAAGGAGGCGGCGCAACATGTTATGCCCTAACGACCATATGGTCATGAATCATTCGGAGACGGACGGAATTTCGATCCACAAATGCCCGGTATGCGGAAGCGTGCGGCTTACCGGACATGAAGAGGACAAGCTGGCATTCGGAGGGGTGGAGCTCTATCCTTACACTCCAGGTCCTGCCGCTGATCCTGAGCAGGAAGCCCCGTTCGGAGCCGGCTCAGCGGAAGCAGGAGAGCGTGCAAGCAGCAGGGATGAGCAGGTTACGGTGTACGGAGCTCCCGATCCGGAAGCCGCGCCTGGCGCCGGCTCATCTCCTTACGGGTATGTGCCGGCTGAAGCCGGGGCTTTGGCTATCGGAACGGCGGACGAAGGGTATGGAATGCCTCCTGCGGAATTCGGGAGAGCGCAGAAGCATACGGTGGAGCAAGCCATGCAGGGAAGCCATGCGTACCAGCCGCTGCCTTCAAAAAACTGAATTGCGGAACTTTTAGGGATCCGTTGACTTGTCCATGACGGACATGATAATATAAACAACGTTGCAGCGGTTGCTTCGCTGCGAAGTACAAGATGTGCGGTCATGGCGGAATTGGCAGACGCGCTAGATTCAGGTTCTAGTGTCAGCAATGACGTGGAGGTTCAAGTCCTCTTGACCGCACCATACCTCAACCTTTCACAGGCTCTTGAACGGCATTTCTGCCGTCAGGAGCCTGTTTTTCATGTCGTTCATGTTTGACGCGGCAGGGTCGCCGATCATTCCCTCTTGCAAATGATCGACGACAGGGTTGGAAAAGCCGGCCGGTCTCTCAGCTCCGAACCGTTCTTTCCGGCATGCTTGGATCCTGCAGGCGAATGACCACTTTGCCGAACCGGCCGCCTTCCTGGACGGCGACTTTGCCGGAAGGGTATGTCCTCTCCAAGTAGTCCGCCACCGTCTTGCGGCTCCTCTCATCGGAAGGAAGGCCGTAGATGCGGAGCCAATGCATCGCTTCCTGCAGCGCCTCTTCTATGGAGAGCTCGGCCGATTTCATTTCCCGGGTGACGAGCGACTCATAGGAATATCCTTTGAGATACAGGAGGTGGAGGAAATACCCGAACTCCGTTTCTTTTTCCTTGAAGGGCCTATCGGCGAGCAGCGGCCAGATTTCTTGCGCCAGGCTGTTCACCCTTGAGCCAGCCGGCATGCTGATATAGCAAAACTGCCGGGCGCATCGGAGTACCTTTTCCACGCTTTCCCAGTCGAGGATCACCGGGCACATGGAGACAAAAACGAGATCGAAGGCTTGGCTCCAGCCTCTTGCCTGCACATCGACAGCCTCGAACGGCTCGGATACGATCGTCGTCTTGTCCAGGCCGAATTTCTTCATGTTTTCTTGCAGCAGCCCGATCAGAGGGGGAGAGGATTCGACAGCCGTGACATGAGCTCCTCGCTCGGCAAAAGGCACGGAAAACACTCCCGAGGCGGCGCCGATGTCCAGAACGGAGGCGTTATGGAAAGGGACCCCTTGTCCTTCGAGCCAGGCTATGATCCTGTCGGTTCGTTTTCGTCCTTCCGCGCTGAATGACTGCTCGTTGAAGGAAGCCGCCTTGGAATCGAACGATCGGGACGGATCGATTCCGGCTTTTTTCATCGTATTCACAAGGGTATCTCCAGCATGTTTCCATTCTTGCTCCCAAACAGCCGCATCAAAAAATGAGGGCATGTAATCTCCTCCTAGAAGTAAAGTGTCGTCATGGGAAAGCTTGTCCAGCTTCTGGAGCAGGCAATCCCTCTTTCTATATAACCATAATGGACCTCTAATGTCCACAATAAAAGCGGCCTTAGACAGAAACGGATATTCCCATGTCCTTGATGTCCTTGATTCAGGAGCTTGCTCGGCGCCGCCGATGTTGAAGAGCCGAAGGGAACTGTCGGGCGGGGGGCGACAGTCTATTTGCATGGCAGCAGGAGCTTGTTGACGACGGCGGAGCTATGCGGTATTCTGGGTTCATATCAGTAAATTAGTAATTTAGTAAATTAGTAATTTAAAAAAGTTCGCTTGCATGCCATGCGGATAGGAAGAAAGGGAGCTGATTTCTCGTGAAAATACCTACGGGCCTTAAGCACAAGCCCGTCCTTGTGACGGAAAATTACGAGCAGGTGGATGGACGGAATGCGAATCATTCCGATGCGAAGGGCCTTTCGCTCGGCCTCGCCCAATGGAACGACCGCGGCAAAGTCGACATCTCGGCCAAGGTATGGCGCTATACCGGAGAGAAATGGTCCCGCCAGTCGGAGGAGCTGCCTCTTCACCGGGTGCTTGATCTCGCGATTCTGCTTACGCGGGGCATGATGCACTTCCGCGAGGCTTACCGATACCCCGAGCTGTATGATCCGGAAAATCCGGTGATCGACCGCGTCGGACTTCAGGGCGATGCGATGACGGTAGAGGTATGCACGGGCAACGACAGAATCGGCGAAGACATCCGGCTGTTCAGCCAGGCGTTGGGCGAGGATGGAGAGCTGCTCGGGGAACGGCTGGCGGTGCTGTCCCGGCAGCTGAAGGAAATGGGCTATTAAGCATTCCACGGAAGGAGAATACAATCATGTCGCTGGATAAGCAAAGCAAAAAGGAGCTTGCCTCCGAATACAAGCAGTCCTTTCGCCCCATGGGCGTCTATCAGATCCGCAATACGCAGAACGGCAAGGTGCTCGTATGCGGCAGCATGGATCTTCCCGGAGCGAAGAACCGGCTGGACTTTTTCAAAAGCACGGGACTGAACAGCATGCACGAGCTTCAACAGGACTGGAAAACATACGGAGCGGACAGCTTCGTTTATGAAGAGCTCGATCAGATCAAGCCGAAGGAAGAGTTCATGGGGGATCGCTCCGAGCTGAAGGCTTACCAGGCGGAGGTCGACGCCTTGCTTGAACTATGGCTGGAGAAGCTGGAGCCGTACGGAGACAAAGGCTACAACAAGCCGAAGCGGCAAAGGTAGGATGCCTTCAAGCATCCGAATAGAGGAAGCTCCGGGAGCTCGCCGGCATTCTGATGCAGAAGCATTTCGTGGCGGGCATGACGGACTCGGTCAAATAGAGGCGAGCATCTTGGCCGTCAACCGGCTCGAAGGCTTGCCGGGAACACTTTATGAAGCCGGACTATGCTTGCGATGGCTGGGACGGCATCCCGATGCCGGGCCAAGCAGCATGCCCATAAATCGAAAAAGCTCCGCATCCGCCGTCCGGCAGCGATGCAGGAGCTTTTTTGCGAGTTGGAAATGAACGTGGGGAACATCCCCGCTCCATTTACTCCTATGGTGGCATAACTTTCTTCAGCTGTCAGGCACCCATTCAATGCGTTCTTCGCCTAGTGAAATACCAGCCGCCAGCCACGAAAGCGAAGAGCAGCACGAGATTGAATCCGACGCCCTCCAGCAGCGAAGCGTTGAACAGCAAGGCTTCGAAAAAGGAAGCCACATGGGTCCGCAGCGCAGGAATCGCCGTCCCGGCCGGGATCGCCGTTATGAACAGCACCCACAGCAGCCATCCGACAAGATGGTCGAAGCCGGAGACCAGCATGCTTAGGAGCGCCATCGCCATCAGATAAAAAACCGTTTGGTAGAGAAAAGAGCCGGCTATGCCAAATTCATTCCAATGGAACGCTTCAATAAGATCGACGGTGTTGCGGTGAAGCACCTTCTCTTCAAGCATAGGCCACAAACAATTGAACAAGGCGATGGCCATCGCCCATACGGCATAAACGAGTTGAAGCCCCCAAAAATACTGGTTTCGGCCCGCACCTAAATGCATGATGCGTTTGTAATAGCCGAGCGGAAGCACGGTTGCGAACAGGAGCAAAATGAGCAGCAGCAGGTTGCCGTCCGAGAGCGCGGAATTATCGCTGCCGGCTGTAAAGAGGCCGACGATGAATTCAGCGAACCTGCCAAGAAGGATGAACAGGATGACTATCCCTATGGATAACCTCAGTTGCAGATAGGTCGCTTTTAAATGAACGGCCAATGAACCCAATTTAGCGGCCTCCTTCGATCAAATACGAGAAAAACTTTTGAAGCGATAGACTTTCAATCGCAATGTCTAGTTTGCGGGCCTGCAGCCTGTCCTCATCGGCCAGCTTGTCGTAAATGGCGGCAAGCTTCCCGTGGCCGTAGGATTCCGTATGCAGGACTCGCTTTCCTTTTGTAAACGAAGCCATGGCTTCCGAATTTCCGCGGATCAAATATGCTGCCGTGCGGATCTGATTCATGTCGTCATGAAGCAGGAGGGACCCTTCGTCAAGGATGTAGACCCGCTCTGCGATGGGAGCGATCTCATCGATCAAATGCGTTGAAACTACAATCGTACGCGGATGTTCGGCGTAATCCTCCAGCAGCTCCTTGTAAAACTTTTCCCGCATCAAGACATCAAGCCCAAGCACCGGCTCGTCGAATAAGGTCAACGACGCTCGGCTGGACAGGCCGATGATGTTTCCTACGAGCGACTCCGTGCCTCTTGAGAGCTGCTTGATTTTTTGGCTGGGATCGAGCCGAAACGTGTGGAGCAGCTTATGGGCGAATGTCCAGTCCCAATGGGGATGAAAATGGGCAGCGAACTGCAAAATCTCCATCAGTCGCGCTCCTCCAAACAGCTTGTTGTTCTCCCGCACGAAACAGCAATCTTCCGGAAGCGCTCCTTTTCCCAGCTTTTTTCCTCTTGCCACGATGGTGCCGTCGTTCGCGAAGAGTCCGCCTGCAATCAGGTTGAGCAAAGTTGTTTTGCCAGCGCCGTTTCGGCCAAGCAAGCCATAGATCACGTTTTCCTCCAGCTGTATATCCAGATCCCGCAATGCATAGGTTCGGCCATATCTTTTGGTTAAGTTGTCGCAGCTCAGCACGATGCTCACAATGACTTCATTCCTTCCTTAATCGCTTGATCATCTCGATGATGTCCTCGGTTGCGAGCTCGAGCTTGTCGGCTTCAGAAATGAGATTGGACAGCAGCTCCTTGTAGAATCGAGTTCTTCGCTGATTCTGAATCTTTTGCTTGGCATCGGAAGAGACGTACATGCCGAGCCCTCTTTTTTTATACAAAATAGTTTCATTCACGAGCAGGCCGATCCCCTTCACAACCGTCGCCGGATTGATTTGAAACAGCTGGGAAAACTGAGCGACGGAAAGAATCTGCTCGTCCTCCCGGTATGTTCCATTGAGAATATCGTCTTCAATAATATCCGCTACTTGTTGGAAAATCGGCTGCTTTTCGTCAAAAGTGACGTTCATTGCCTCACCACTCAGCATCGTAATTTAATTCATCTAACAGAGAACCCTAGCTTAAAAGCGAAAATATGTCAATAATCAAGCCTTCGGAACGGAACGCAATGATTGTTTACAAGAGGTCCAGTTATTGACAATGGATTTCCCTGGAACTATAGTATACCACATGAGTGACATACCGACATACTTAAAATTGAACTTCCAGAGGGAGCACTCCAAAAGGATGGCAAATAGACAACGGGGAGATAAAATCCATGAAACCATTGATCGAATTCAAAAACGTTGCGAAAGAATACAAAATAGGCGAAGTGCCGATCAAGGCGCTGAACGGCATTGACTTTACGATCGACGAGGGCGAATTCGTCGTTGTTCTGGGTGCGAGCGGCGCCGGCAAAAGCACGATTCTGAATATACTTGGCGGCATGGATACGGTCACCTCGGGCAAGGTGACGGTCGACGGCGAGGACATCACCGGCTTCAGCGAGAAGAAGCTGACGGGATATCGCGCCGAGAAGGTTGGCTTCGTCTTTCAATTCTATAACCTGATTCCCAATTTGAATGCTCTAGAGAACGTTGAATTCGCAACCGAAGTATGCAAAAACCATCTGGATGTCAAAGAGATCTTAAATCAAGTCGGATTAAAGAGCCGGA encodes:
- a CDS encoding GntR family transcriptional regulator; its protein translation is MLSGEAMNVTFDEKQPIFQQVADIIEDDILNGTYREDEQILSVAQFSQLFQINPATVVKGIGLLVNETILYKKRGLGMYVSSDAKQKIQNQRRTRFYKELLSNLISEADKLELATEDIIEMIKRLRKE
- a CDS encoding GIY-YIG nuclease family protein, yielding MSLDKQSKKELASEYKQSFRPMGVYQIRNTQNGKVLVCGSMDLPGAKNRLDFFKSTGLNSMHELQQDWKTYGADSFVYEELDQIKPKEEFMGDRSELKAYQAEVDALLELWLEKLEPYGDKGYNKPKRQR
- a CDS encoding xanthine phosphoribosyltransferase; this translates as MEQLKQRILQEASVMSSDVVKLDAILNHQVDPVLTMEMGREFARIFAEEQVTKVITVESSGIPVAFATALELGVPLLFARRKKTLIADPDHYSERVPSFTKGIVTDLMVSKSMLSADDRLLFIDDIIANGDAARGLVRIIERSGASLAGLGVVVEKAFQAGASTMRESGIRVESLVKIASLENGNIVFAD
- a CDS encoding class I SAM-dependent methyltransferase, yielding MPSFFDAAVWEQEWKHAGDTLVNTMKKAGIDPSRSFDSKAASFNEQSFSAEGRKRTDRIIAWLEGQGVPFHNASVLDIGAASGVFSVPFAERGAHVTAVESSPPLIGLLQENMKKFGLDKTTIVSEPFEAVDVQARGWSQAFDLVFVSMCPVILDWESVEKVLRCARQFCYISMPAGSRVNSLAQEIWPLLADRPFKEKETEFGYFLHLLYLKGYSYESLVTREMKSAELSIEEALQEAMHWLRIYGLPSDERSRKTVADYLERTYPSGKVAVQEGGRFGKVVIRLQDPSMPERTVRS
- a CDS encoding DUF6530 family protein, coding for MKIPTGLKHKPVLVTENYEQVDGRNANHSDAKGLSLGLAQWNDRGKVDISAKVWRYTGEKWSRQSEELPLHRVLDLAILLTRGMMHFREAYRYPELYDPENPVIDRVGLQGDAMTVEVCTGNDRIGEDIRLFSQALGEDGELLGERLAVLSRQLKEMGY
- a CDS encoding ABC transporter ATP-binding protein, coding for MSIVLSCDNLTKRYGRTYALRDLDIQLEENVIYGLLGRNGAGKTTLLNLIAGGLFANDGTIVARGKKLGKGALPEDCCFVRENNKLFGGARLMEILQFAAHFHPHWDWTFAHKLLHTFRLDPSQKIKQLSRGTESLVGNIIGLSSRASLTLFDEPVLGLDVLMREKFYKELLEDYAEHPRTIVVSTHLIDEIAPIAERVYILDEGSLLLHDDMNQIRTAAYLIRGNSEAMASFTKGKRVLHTESYGHGKLAAIYDKLADEDRLQARKLDIAIESLSLQKFFSYLIEGGR
- a CDS encoding ABC transporter ATP-binding protein; amino-acid sequence: MKPLIEFKNVAKEYKIGEVPIKALNGIDFTIDEGEFVVVLGASGAGKSTILNILGGMDTVTSGKVTVDGEDITGFSEKKLTGYRAEKVGFVFQFYNLIPNLNALENVEFATEVCKNHLDVKEILNQVGLKSRMKNFPSQLSGGEQQRVAIARAVAKNPSLLLCDEPTGALDHVTGKSVLKLLQDLNKETKKGVVLVTHNSAIVPMADKIIRVRSGKIESVTVNEHKQSVEGIEW